The following DNA comes from Xiphophorus hellerii strain 12219 chromosome 5, Xiphophorus_hellerii-4.1, whole genome shotgun sequence.
taataaactaatttacaacCTACAGGTGTGTTTATATATACTCATACCTGAAGAAggggaatatttaaaaaaaaagaaccggACACGGCGCTTGTGCTCCAGCGATCTAAGGAGGAAGTTCCGGTGCTCTTCACTGGCGTTAgactccccctgctggttgAATCTGACCACTGCATCAGCCAAATCAGACTAGATATTAAGATCTTCAGCCCAAACTGGTGGCAAAGCGTGCAACTTTTTAACATCAAAAAGAGTAAAAGTACCTCTGAATGGTAAATAACGAAATTTCAATCCATCAAATTTGCAGTGTAAACTGTGGGAGCATTAATGATTGTTTCTATGAGCTTATTGCTGATACTTTCCTTCTTGGCATTGTTTTAACACTCTTAAATATCACATGgtcaacaaaatgtgaaaacctcCGCTTCTTTTAAACGCATTATTAGTTGTTGGTGATGAGTAATACAGTGTGTTTGTTATCAACTTAGTATATTATAGTGTATGTCAGAGGCAATATGGACTTAACCTTTAACCACAATATTTGTTTGGTACTATTTTGgtaacaataaaagtgaataagaactgttttctctctcttttaggAGCACAGCAATCATGGACccacaaatacaaatactgCTTTTGGAAAGCATTCCCATTTCTGTTTAGGACACCAAGACTTATTCACAAAATAAGTGTGATTTTTATCACTAAACTCCACACAGTAATtgcatttaatcacattttcacatttatttaatgatggAGAACAGTAAAAACAGCAACTCCAACAATATGGAAGGTTTTGAGGcgttttaaacatcattaatgactattataaattataaacaatTCACTAAATACCCATAACATGAGATTCTGACGATATTGTGAAAAATTTGCTGTTTTATCAAAAGCTAAGATGAAttaaagataaagataaatCTGTAAATCTGGTTTTTCTGCTGGTCTCTTTGATAAATTCAACCTGAATTTAATTTATGTCCGTTCTAGTTCAAATCTTACTTAAAGAAATTTGAACCACACCAACATGTTTCAATGAAactgttcatattttaaaaattattaaaactattatattgttcattcatttaattttccttcagGATTGATAAATTACTGctgatttaacaccttgaagTGCCACGCCCAGTCCAAAGAGATGCACAACTTAATTTTAAAGCATATTAAATTGTCTctctgttgtcatggaaacactTTGTGCTTCCAGGAAGTTCCTTTCAGAGGTCACATCACCGGTGGGCTGCAGCCAGGGAAAAAGGTGATCTTGGTTGGGGTTGTGGATCCGAGTCCTGATCGGTAAAAGTCTGGTTATTTAAACTTTATCTTGTTTGTTACTAAATAGTTATTTAAGTGAGATATTTTTAATGTGTagcactttttatttcattggtAGTAGAGGTGTAAAGAGCCTCTGCACAAATCGggagttttatgtatttttactaCGAAgggaaaatttaaaacacaccaAAATTTCTTatcacactgtaaaacatttgaagttggtttaacttgaaaatgaaagtccacctgctgtcttggaaatgcaatttaagtcgacaagaaaattgttttggttttaactcagaaattaaagttcatgaagctgatttaacaagagacaagttgtctaaacattgttttttttaaatgtattaatcttgaattgttttaacttaattctgcaatttaaatcaaataattatttcacaatatgtaagaaaaaaactgccctcacctggttaaagagccacatttctctattattttactcacaatttCAAGTTTAAATAACAACTTATTtcactttagaataatttaaattcttgtttcaaattgcatgaacaaaattgatatgataatgaattttattaaacatcacaatgaattcagctcagaaacatttagtgtgaacaggacattatcctcaagctttaaaataaacttttgccttaataaaacacaagagtcagatcaatgtaacgctcttccatctcaggatacagaaacaagccgctaagcattctgggaaatagttcccactcctgtgtttttcttctttcagttttttttaagtgctaacctaaaaactctagtttattcaactcttggaggtttgacaaaattaataaaaatgttaccacaacttactgctgtaagtttatctttcacaaactcacattcaGGTTCAAAATATTAAACCCGCTAGATGTATTCGACTTAAATAGTAGAAGATAgaagacacaactaaatgcagctcaaatgttttacagtgcaggaTTGAATTAAAACCAAAGCTTCAACATAAAGCACTACACCTCCTCTGCAGGCGTAAATCTACTGTATTATTGCCACTGGAATTAGATGTTCTGTCTGCTTAATGGCCGCCATACGTCTTCTGTTCTCCAGGTTCTACATTGCTCTGACATGCGGCCGTGGGTCCAGGGAACCGCCACCTAACGTGGCGCTGGAGCTCTGTGTCcgatttaaagacagacagatCCTGCGGAGAGCCTGCATGTCGGGATCCTGGGGCGAAGTGGAGAGAGCGGttccttttttcccttttatcaAGGATCAGCCCTTTAAGGTACCAGAATCTCTGCAGAAATCCGAAGATGTCTTTTGCAGTACTTGTGGCAGACATTTTGTAactttcataaaatatattttttatatatttgttcaatctgtcaccatgttgcaatatgagacagataatctaaaAAGATCGATCTCTTTGGCCTTCTCCTATGTTactggaaacaaccaatcagagctaggagaaggagggtcttagtgctgtcaatcatgtttgtgtatgtgctgctcacatCCTCCTCCTGTCTCTCTGGTTCACCACAACGGTGTATGTGATGAATGCTCAAGCTAGTTAGGTGGTTTTTCTggaacggtaagttgtttctctgcctgtagcacattgagcagcatgCACATGAGGGTCATTGACAGCACCAAGTCACTCTTCCTggccctgattggttgtttttgagcGGGAGCAGTGCATAGTTGCACTGAAATCaatttttccacagattatctgtttcatattaacctgtcacaacatggttaatggcttcaacaaatatgtaaaaacatattttgtaaaagttaaatgaagaaaaactcttTAACACGCAGTTAAAATATTGTAACGATAAAAAGACAACATGAAGCACAGAATCCTACTGTTATAGATAGTGAATTTAGAGAAATTAGTTATTTAATGCAGATATAAAATGTCTGAAGTGAAGCTAATAAGctgcttattgttttttttttgtctgaattatttctataaattggatatttaaaatcatCAGGGTACATATTACCTAATGACAGTTTTTCTTGAGTttaaacgattaatcaattattgaaataattgtcaactgaTTTAGTAGCTGATCATTTgataactggagtatacaggctcaaaagaaaaataaacaagaaaaaacacgTCAAGCTGTTTTGAGTCGATTGTTGCTGCTGTGTTCAGGTTTTATAgggaactgaactgaactggttCTGTCTCCAGGTTGAGATCCGCTGCGAACACGGCAGATTTCAAGCGCTTGTGGACGGACAGCAGCTGTTTAGCTTTCAGCACAGAGTTCTGCCGCTCAGCCACGTCGACACTTTATGGATCAAAGGCAgcttaaaaatcacaaaacttGCCTAAAACAAAAGACTTTTAGACTTTTACACTTCAGAAGATCACAGACGTTTATATTTATCcaaaaatgcttttatgtttaaaattgttCTACTTTCGGCTTACTTTGTTggtacagttttctttttttagttgtgAACCTCATCATCACTATTGACTtcaatctgatttttattttaaaaatctaataattagCTCATGTTTTCTCTCAAAATTACAGTTTCATTGCTTTTTGTTACTTTACGTTCTACTTTGGCTACaaacattattcttttatttattattcttccaATCATAATTCATGAACACTACATACTTTCTGACTTTACAAATTAAACTTTCTCTACTACATTGAAACTTGACTGCTAATATGAAGATACTGTTGGGTTTACTACCTCAGTCCAGTTATTCACTAccaaattagatttatttacttttaaaatgtaacctctttgttttattttatgcaattgCACAATAAAACTAGTTTTGATGTTTGCATTATAGGAGATTCAGGTGAAAATTATCATTCTTTGCACAGATTTCAATGTGTGTCAtggctttttatgttttgtaaaataaataaatgattaaatgtctgtttttgggTGGATGAAAGATTGTTATTATaatatattcagtttattttttttaaaacaaaagttgtaATACATGTAACAACGTGTTCGGCTTCAACATTAATGATGCCCAAATTCATCGGTGGTATTCTGAGCTGATAGGTCTCTTTTTTGGACATGGGACAAACTAAAcgaaacagaaaattaaatgttgaatagAATAATAATATACAACCTTCAAATATGctcaaaatctaaatatttttttgtttttctatttttcactGTGCTGCAGTTTGCAGCAGaatcttttatattttcctcGTGATGTAACATTTTCAGGGTTTTGCAGGCTGCATGTCTTTGTAATGTAAAGCACACAACAGGAAATGTGTAATTGCAACAGAGAAACTGGTGTGTAATTACGGCGGCATGGTAGGCTATTGTAgataggggaaaaaaatgcacatttttgcCAAAACCTCTTGATTAATTTCAAGATTGATCTCAGAATTTCAGAGTTCTTTGGTGGagatttactcatttttttctatctgcaatGACCCAAATACGGCGTCGTAGCggaacaaaaatattaacatgaaataattttctgATAAACTGGAAATACACCGTACACCGGTTtggccagcaggtggcagtagaCAGCTTCCGCACTTGTAAATTGATATTTGAACTAATATTTAGGAGATAGCATTACAACTTTAACCCTTTGAAATCTCAAGACATAgtcattataaataaaatctatagtATTTTTTGTCTCTTCCTATTTTCATCAACTTATTCTGTTGTGTTATCGTTTTTGTAAAGCACTCACTATGGTGCAATTTGTCAAATTTATTGGCatagcacttttaaaaacaggtttaaaatttgacattaaagcatacaaagatattttgaatagaaactagataaaatacttggtaagtttTTGAGATTTGTGGCTCCGTCAATATATTAAGCAATGAaatattgctttgttttatgttctgtacctcaaaaaaaaaaagcataggGAGCTCCCCTGGTTATTGAATAATTTCATTCTAGAATATGTGTAGTTTTGCCTTTTTCAACACCCCTGcctccaaaaaataaataaataaataatgacacacgctttaagaaaacatgcagtaccaaataaaaattaaagtccACAGTCTGTGAAGTATTCTCATGTAAAATGTCTGATTGGGGTGAAGAAGACGCCCTGCAGCCTCATCTTCAGTTTCATGGAGATGCTCCTCTATTATCACCTCCTGTCTTCCTCTCATCCATAATACAGCACAGTCACAGTTCACCGACCTGCTTTACACTCCCATCAGCCCTGCCTGCATcatcacactgtgtgtgtgtgtgtgtgtgtgtgtgtgtgtgtgtgtgtgtgggtgtgtgggcgtgtgtgtgtgtgtgtgtgggatcaTACTTGTATTACTTGCTCCACAAGAGTGTGGGTTTGTTTACACAGGCACAATTTAGGGGGTCCTCTTCATTTCAGAGGACACTGAGGTGCATTCACTGTTCAGTGGGAAAAGTTGGTTAAGCTTCAGGGGAGCGGATTGGTAAACTGATGTCAGGTCTGTTGAAATGTTCACttgctttaataaaacacaagagtcagatcaatgtaacgctcTTCCATCTCAAGATACAAAAACaagccgctaagcattctgggaaatagttcccactcctgtttttttctactttcagttttttaagtgttaACCTAAAAAGTccagtttattcaactcttgggggtttgacaaaattaataaaaagttaacacaacttactgctgtaagtttatctttcacaaactcacatttaggtccaaaatctaaaacttgatacatttatttgacttaaagggTGGAAGATAGTAGGCATAACTAAAtgcggctcaaatgttttacagtgtagtgcCATTTCAGGTGGGTACATCTGCATGTAAAAACCTGTTATGTATCATCAGTTATGTATTTGTAGTGGTTTTGGGATGGGTATTCATTAAGTCTTGTACCCAGCAGGTTTTTACCCGGTGAGCTCTGAGCAGATGGAGACCAACGTTGACAGGACTGGGTTTGTTTTGATAATTTACTAAATAGAGAAAATCAGAGCAATTTGAGCAACAAAAATTCAACTAGTCCCTGTGAGGGTTAAAGCAGTTCATTAAGACCTTGCTAATTGTTCCCTATACCTTTTGTAGTGTGTTAAGCAGGGTGTGACCTCTTCACACCCTCAAGGTTTTACCTGATATCTTAACTaatgaaatattcaaatgtcAACACATCTTGTCTCATTTTGTGTCTCTTCTgcagttgttttgtgtttccttcACTGAAATGAaggaagcagaaaatgtttcagcatAGTGATACATTCACGTCAGTAATGTATATAAAAAcgctataaataaaataaacattaaagtatgaaacaggagaaaaaaacaagtctcaaaataaaaaagttttattttaaatgagctCCTCAATtttaagttacaaaaaaatctacaaaaaaccccaaatcaCCATACGATATTATAATATACAccaaattttacataattttaaagGTTATATTGAAAACTGCTATAACagtatacatataaaaaatctttaaaaaactaCAGCACTGTATTACCATGAAGAATTCCCAAATTATTGTGTTTTAGTTAgagaaaatgagtgaaaacgtaaatatataaatttttaattgaCATGTTGGGCAGTAAAAAGAAGCATCTGGCAAAAATTAAACCTTATATTTAACGTACTTgcatatgtataaatataacaaacgttatatttaacattaagcAAGTTAACTTACTCGTATTTCTAGACTGTATAAAAAAACCCATCATAATTCAATCATATAGTATAACTTTAACCTTACCATTAGGGAACtttgatcaaaagtttaaaatattttggaaatgtttttgaagtaaATATTTGAACAAATTGGGTTACGGTTAATAGTCACATCTGTTTAAATGAGTCAGTTTATGTTTATAAAGTAACTGTGTGGAACCAGCCATCTGGGTCAGCTGGGCGCTCACGTTGTTCATCTCCAAGCTCAGAAGCTGCAATTAAACAGATGTTGCTTCAAGGCTTCTgcagaaaaactgtaaattgGCGACCTCCAGCACTCCCATCATGTCAGCAGGCCACAGTTTTATattcagcaataaaaaaagtcagttcTGTCCGTTCACATCTCGTGAGGCTGAGTCAGGAGGAAAAGTTTAGAAAGATTTCCATCGAATAGCCGACAGTATTGTGTGGACGAAGTAGAGCAGAGTTGCTACATACGAGAAAacctgaaaagaagaaaaatagttCAGACAGTTCAGATTTATTATCACCTGTAGAAAAAAAACGGTTCATCATCGTGATGTTGTTTTCGTAGATGCTAAGCTAATTTTATCACTTCAAACAACATAAACATTCACGTAGGTGGATTGACAAAACGTAAATCTTTTTAGCTTCTTAGTTTTCCTTCAAATgtaaggatttatttattttccaccaAGCTCACTGTTGTTTTTCTACAACATGTAAAGAAACTGTTTCCAATAGCAACTTAACAGAACTTCAAAACATCCATGCTAATCCTTAAGCTAATGTTTAGCTAGTTGTTCACTACTTCTGTGTCATCATCCTAAAGCTGAAAGTGTTTCAAATATAAACATcttagaaatgtttatatttttaaaatgtaaaattttcttaattattttacattttaaaatattttaaatgaaactatttttaaaattgttcattttaaaaatgaaaaaaaaagtaaaatgtcacttttagaaaattaaaatttttttcatttttatatttttaaaaatatttttaaaattgtacgTTTTCTGACATGAATTGCACACTTCATTTAGCTATCTAACAACAACATGAACACATTTAATAAAAGGTGAACAAGTAGGCTTTACTCCAGAACAGATTTCTTCtataacagattttctttggtcaacattaattattttccaaGTCAAGTTTTCCAGAAATAGTTTAATTTCGCTTATGTACCACAATGTCCTCCATAAATACAGCATACTTACAACCGCAGAGATATCCAGCTTGTACTCTTTAATGAGGGGATCAGATTTGAAGTCCATGGTCACTTTAGCCAGAGCAACTGAGGCGCTGAGGTAGAAGGCAGTGGCAATGAAGTGATAGATAAAGTCCTGATGGAGGAAGATGGAAGAGAAGAGCACAGAATGAGAGAAATGTTTCTTAtagaaaatcaaataaacataaaatgtgatgatatgtttacatttgagaaagttcataataaaaaaaaattacaaatgccAAAAGCTTGTCTGAATACACATAGCTGCCAGTTTATTAGCTATGACTTGCTATTATATTTTGCTTTCAAGATTTCCTTAATTCATCTTTCCACAGATGCAAAAGGTGAAgcgtgttttattgttgttttgttttattttggttcagATCTCCATGAGTTCTCATcctaacattttcaaaagtcaCTCCACTGcattgagatctggtgactttggaagtttatttatttttgtgttcaaGAATCCAGATCAGCAGTTTCTAACATCTCAGACCAGCAACAATACCAAGTTCAGAGTCGCTATAAACCCTTTTATGTCACCAATCTGAGGCTTTGTTTGATCTCCAGCAAGTCTGGACTTGGAGATAAGTTTGATGTCACACCCGAT
Coding sequences within:
- the lgalsla gene encoding galectin-related protein isoform X2, whose product is MHNLILKHIKLSLCCHGNTLCFQEVPFRGHITGGLQPGKKVILVGVVDPSPDRFYIALTCGRGSREPPPNVALELCVRFKDRQILRRACMSGSWGEVERAVPFFPFIKDQPFKVEIRCEHGRFQALVDGQQLFSFQHRVLPLSHVDTLWIKGSLKITKLA
- the lgalsla gene encoding galectin-related protein isoform X1, translating into MKMAESHRVTAQGRKKWSLPQRDETEPNKLVSRCPDGEAERKLEVPFRGHITGGLQPGKKVILVGVVDPSPDRFYIALTCGRGSREPPPNVALELCVRFKDRQILRRACMSGSWGEVERAVPFFPFIKDQPFKVEIRCEHGRFQALVDGQQLFSFQHRVLPLSHVDTLWIKGSLKITKLA